A genomic region of Ovis aries strain OAR_USU_Benz2616 breed Rambouillet chromosome 20, ARS-UI_Ramb_v3.0, whole genome shotgun sequence contains the following coding sequences:
- the LOC101108696 gene encoding SLA class II histocompatibility antigen, DQ haplotype D alpha chain-like: MILNRALILGALALTTMMSPSGSEDIVADHIAAYGINVYHSYGPSGYYTHEFDGDEQFYVDLEKKETVWRLPEFSKFTSFDPQGALRNMASGKQTLEIMIQRSNSTAATNKVPEVTVFSKSPVMLGQPNTLICHVDNIFPPVINITWLRNGHSVIEGTSETSFLSKDDHSFSKISYLTFLPSDDDVYDCKVEHWGLEEPLLKHWEPEIPAPMSELTETVVCALGLTVGLVGIVVGTIFIIRGLRSGGPSRHQGPL, translated from the exons ATGATCCTGAACAGAGCCCTGATTCTGGGGGCCCTCGCCCTGACCACCATGATGAGTCCCTCTGGGAGTGAAGACATTGTGG CTGACCACATTGCCGCCTATGGCATAAACGTCTACCACTCATATGGTCCCTCTGGCTACTATACCCATGAATTTGATGGAGATGAACAGTTCTACGTCGACCTGGAAAAGAAGGAGACTGTCTGGCGTCTGCCTGAGTTTAGTAAATTTACAAGTTTTGACCCTCAGGGTGCACTGAGAAACATGGCGTCGGGGAAACAGACTTTGGAGATCATGATTCAAAGGTCCAACTCTACTGCTGCTACCAACA AGGTTCCTGAGGTGACTgtgttttccaagtctcctgtgaTGCTGGGTCAGCCCAACACCCTCATCTGTCACGTGGACAACATCTTTCCTCCTGTGATCAACATTACATGGCTGAGGAATGGGCACTCGGTCATAGAGGGTACTTCTGAGACCAGCTTCCTCTCCAAGGATGATCATTCCTTCTCCAAGATCAGTTACCTCACCTTCCTCCCTTCTGATGATGACGTTTATGACTGCAAAGTGGAGCACTGGGGCCTGGAGGAGCCACTGCTCAAACACTGGG AGCCTGAGATTCCAGCCCCTATGTCAGAGCTGACAGAGACTGTGGTCTGTGCCCTGGGGTTGACCGTGGGCCTCGTGGGCATCGTGGTGGGCACCATCTTCATCATCCGAGGTCTGCGCTCAGGTGGCCCCTCCAGACACCAGGGGCCATTGTGA